In Desulfovibrionales bacterium, the genomic window TTTTGCACCACTTGGAAAAACTTTCTAGACATGTCTGTATTGGAGTCGTAGTCGATGCTGGTGGCGTAGATGTCGAGCACCTTGCGCCAGAAAACCTTTTCAGAGGAGCGGATGTCCCGGATGCGGGCGAGCAGTTCATCGAAGTAGTTGCCGCCGCCTGCCTGCTTGAGCCGGTCGTCGTCCAGGGTGAAACCTTTGATTATATATTCCCGCAGGCGTTGTGTCGCCCACTGCCGGAAGCGGGTGGCCACGTGGCTTTTGATCCGGTATCCCACGGAAATGATCGCGTCCAGGTTGTAGAATCTCCGGGTCCGTTGGACTTGCCGGGGCCCTTCAGTTTGAACCTGTAAGAAATCCTTACAAGTTGCCTTCTCGGCTAACTCCCCTTCCTGATAGATGTTCTTCAAGTGCAACGTGATATTTTGCGGGGTGGTCTGGAATAGCTGCGCCATGTCCGCCTGGGTCAGCCAAACCGTCTCGTTCTCAAGACGGACCTGGATGCGAGTGCGGCCATCCTCAGTATGGTAGAAGAGGATCTCCGAACGGGGCGATCTTTCCGGCAGGTTGATCATAAAATTCCCTCCATATTTTCAACCACAAAGTACCAGCCTGCGTGCAACGCACAGGCAAACACAAAACACTCGAAAACAGCTTTCATTTTTTCCCTTTCGTGTCGTTCGTGTTTCTGGTTTGATTTCCCCGAGCTGTGCGCGCCGTAGATGAGTGATTGAATAAGCTTATTAAAATCTTAAGGACGTTAACGTTCAAGGTAAGGAGCTGGGTGGAAGCGGGCGAAGCCCGTTTGCGGAACGTCCTTCTCGACCGGCCCGTTAGGGAAACTTTGGCTACTGTCTTACTGTGGATCCCAAGCCCGACAGGACTGCCTTCGCGTCATATGTGCGGGGAACATCCGCAGGCCGTGAGCCCTTGAACATCTTGACTACCGCCGTTCGCGTAGTAAAGCCCTTCCCGTATGTCGGGTGCCATTCCGTGTCTGTGTCGCGTTCAGTGAGCATAAACCAGTCGTAGCCCCTCTGGATGGTGAGTTCCGCCGCTCGGAGGAGTAAGAAGTTTTCGATAGTGCCGATGTCCGTGTATGCATTTCCCTCGAAACCCACTCGGTAGGTCGAGTCATCGATGGGCGTGTCGAAGTACCCGCCGGTAAATCCCTTCGGCTGGTAGGTGGAAGCACAGCCAACTAATAGTGTGGCGAGAAGCGTGGCAGAAAAAGTTTTGCGCAATAAATTCATACAATCTCCCTAACTTATATATTAAGTAGACGCTACTTTTTTCGTCTGCACTGAATACGAGAGGTATCGTATAGAAATCTGCCAAAAAACGCAACAGGATAACATTGCAATGAAACATTGGGCAGATAAGGCCTGTGACGTACCGAAAAAGTCCGTCCTATTCCACGGAGTCCGGTCAAATGACCGTGTTATATTTTTCTTCTAAGACATCCCAATCAGTGACAGGATGACCATTAACTTTCCATGCTTTTTCCAAGGCGTCCAGGTTGCCAACCATAAAATTTATTCTTCCATCGTGATCAAAAGTTAAATTTATAGCCTGTCTTTCAGATGAGTTACGAGTATATGTAGCCTTGTTGCCATTTGAAAAGTGAACATTGAAACCAAATGCACCATCTTCTTTTGAAGACAGTATTTCAAGCACTTCATACTGAGGCCATTTGTGAAATCGCCTTAAGTTACCAAAAGCTTTAAGCCAGTCTTTATGTCTTATCATAAAACAACCAAAAAACTGCAGACATGAATATATTTTTTCTCCTAATTTATCAAAAGCTATCTCTTGCGATAAACCACCTTCTGTCCAATGAAAATGATTGTCCGTAATAACATAATCAGAGTGGAAGAAAGCATTCCTAACACGCTCATCAAAAAACGAATCAATCACTTCTATCAACTTTTTTTCTTCAATTGAAGATGCTAATTTTTTAATTTCTGTAATTTTCCTTGTAACACTTGGGGGAATATATTCATAAATTTTATTCTTTTTCGGTCGGTTAAGATAATCGAATGGTCCAATTACGTAGTTTTGACCAGCAATACATCTCATTAAATTGGCCAGCATGACATGAGGAGCTGTCATTTCAATCGCATGGCAATACATTAATAATCCAATACGTAGAGACGATTTATCGCTCCTTTCGGAACTAGCCTTTTGAGATAACCAGTTATAATCCTCAAATGCTTTTTTCGATTCCTCGAAGGGGTCCACGTTTCTATATGACATTCCTCCCACACGCAGCAAGGTACACAATGTACCAAACGGATCAGAACTAAATGCCCGCTTGAATAATGAATCAAGGCATTCCAAAATGTTTTTTTGTATTTCTGTATTTATCCTTTGTCGTATTTTCAACTTCAGCCATTATGTTGTCAAGTTTTTAACACCTAACGAGTCTGTAGAAAAAGGTCAAAATTAAAGGATTCTAATGCGCCGGCGGCTGATGCTGCCGTTATACAAATGAATCAGATTATATATTGTTTACAACAATCTACAAGCATATCAACAGATACTCATGCTATTTAACACGATATTGACATAACCAGTATTTTTGCATAAATTGTTTTTATTCAAGCAGAGCACGAAGGAGGTGGGGGCTATGACCAAGATTGTTTCTTGGCTAATGAAACTCAGCCTACCGCTTCCGATTGTTCTCCTGCTTTGCAGGTAGTGAAGGTGTAAGGAGGGCTAAATCCTTACATGGCATGTCAGCCAAAGCGGTTCCTTCGTCACTTATTCCAATACTGTTTGTAATCATTAGCGATAACACACAGCGATAATTCCGTGAATGCCCAAATACCCGGATACTATCATCCCCCCTACTGCGGATAAACTTCAGCAGGAATCCAGCAAGAGACTGGATGCCAGATCAAGCCTGTCCTCAACTTGATTGGGGATCCGGCATGACATTTTCATGTACTTACCTGCCGGAGTAATAAAATCATCTCTACCCCAAGATACGCCAATTCAACTCATACCCACCGTCTTTTATAGGGCTCAAGAGAGCTTTTTCGCGCAATCTCTTCAAATCCCGCCGTGCAGTTCTTTCATTTACGTTTCTGTACAAGATATTAAGTTGCGGACTCTTAAACAGGTCCCCAAGGGTAAAAGGCTTGAGATAATCCAACAAAATCAGCAACAAATCATGTTGTCGTTGGGTTATATGCCTTGCTTCCCTAAGGTACATATAATAGTCCCGCAATGTAAATTTGCGGATAAAAAATGTAATCCGGCCTTTAATTTCATTTAGCGAATCTATAACTCCCTTCAGAATAAATTCTAAAAAGGGGGTTACATCGTGTTCTTTGTCCTTTATAGCATTAGAAAACGCCCAAAAATAGTCATCTATATTTCGATAATAAAAATTTGAAAGCATTATAGGAACATATTTGATGCCCCCTAGCCGCAATAATAAGGCTTCCACAAGCCTGGCGGTTCTTCCATTTCCATCGCCAAAAGGATGAATGAGGGCTAGATGATAATGTGCCAGCGCAGCACGGATTGCAGGGTCCTGGTCTAATATCTCTTTGCTGTTGATCCACGTTATATATTCCTTCATGAGGGTCTTTATATCCGCCAGACATTTCGGAGGAACATAAACCCCACCATGTTCCATATTCCCGACCTTGACCGGATGACCTCGATATTTTCCAGGCATATTGTACTTATATTCAACATCATGGGTAATCAGGGCGTGAATTTTCTGTATCATGGTTTCGCTAAGTTCAGGCACGGAGTCAGTGGCCCGCTGGCTGGCAATAAAATCATAAGCCGCTTTAAGGTTGCGTATCTCCCTTTCAGCCCGCACCACTTGCTCCTCCTTATCAGACCCAGAAATAATCTGGCCTACCCTGTCTTCTGATAAAGGATTGCCTTCCAGCGCCGCTGTGCCAAAAATAGATTTGCGGATAATCTCTTCCTCAAGCCTTGTCGATAACTCAGGCAATATAGGTAGATCGGTGACCGTATTGTAAAGTATCCTTGCCTCAATAAGGTGGCTCGTTAGCTTCTCGCTGGAAAATTTCCGGCTAAATACAAATTTTCCAGACTTAAAAGTCATTACCTTTTTTATTAAGTTATTGTCCACGATTTTGTCACAAATAATTTATTAAGTTACAGCAAGTTATATAATATATAACTATATTTTTGTCAAAATATTTGTCAACAAAATTGTCCTCATCTGACTAAACGGCGCCCCCACATCCACGGGGATTATCCGGTCTCCGGATAGAGATCGGATACCAGCTTCAAAATTGTCGCCAGATTGCGGCGGTCATCCATATCTGATTTTTTCGGGGTCTCAAGTATCCAGGGAAGACCATCAAAAAGGGAGTGCTTAAGAAGAGTAGCAAAACCTCCCAATCCAATATGTCCTTCACCGATATGCTCATGCCGATCCAGGTGAGAACCAAGCGCCCCCTTACAATCGTTCAGATGTATCACTTTTAAGCGCTCCAGGCCGATCTCTCTTGCTATCTCATCTTGCAGATGATCCAGCGCCGCCTTTGTGCGCAGTTCGTATCCGCCGGCAAAGGCGTGACAGGTATCCAGACAAAAACCCAGTCTTGGCGGGTTACCGGCATCACGGACAAGTTGTCCTATGTGCCCTATTTGCCCCCCTATCAGCGCCCCGTGGCCCGCGGTGTTTTCCAGAAGCAGCGCCACTCCGCTATCTTCTGCCGCCGTAAGTATCCTGTCCAAGGCGGAACTTACCCTGGCCATGCCTTTTTGCAGAGAATGCCCCCGCGCACTCCCGATATGAGTTACTACATATTCTATCCCCAGAGCATCTGCCCGCCGCATATCCTCCACCAATGCCCCTACCGACTTCTCAAACAGCGCCTTGTCAAAAGAGGCCAGGTTGACCAGGTAAGGCGTATGAATGACCGCGGGCCTGATGTCCACGCGCTCCCGTTTAGCCCGAAACAGCCCTGCGATCTCCGGTGAAAGGGCCGGGACATGCCAGGTCCTTGGATTCCGGGCAAATATCTGCATAGCGGTGCAACCTAAATCCATAGCCCGGTCAACCGCCTGATCCAGTGACCCGGCGATAGACACGTGGACACCTAAACGCATCATAGGTTAACATCCTTCCGTTAGCGGGATACCAGCCGAGGCCATCTTTTACATTTCTTTTGGGAACCCCTATGGTTCTGAGCGAAACTTGCTGGAGCAGTCCGCCTTAGGCGGATCGAGGGCAAGCAGGAAGGGGAAGGCCAGCCCTTTAGAGGCTGGAAGGGGCAAGCATTCCCCGCCTGCGAGTCCCGAAAGGGTCGCTGCGCAAGCCGTGAAGCGAAGAAACTAAGGGTTTTTAAAAACGCAAAAAACTCCCGTAGTAATTGCAATTGACACCCATTCAATCAAATGATATTTGACATTAAAAACCAAGCCCAAATGGACTGTAGCCCGGAAAGGAATCTGAATGAACAAAAACCTTCCCCCGACCTGCGTCGCGCCTACAGGTGAGTTTATTTACGGCATCCACAAGCCAAAATACACGGCCCCTAATCTACGGCAAAATGATTATATCATAAACTTGGGCCATGGCCCTGACCATACCAAGATCGATAACGCAGACAATTTCCCGGCGGATAATGTGCATGTTGCCGCCTCTGCC contains:
- a CDS encoding virulence RhuM family protein, yielding MINLPERSPRSEILFYHTEDGRTRIQVRLENETVWLTQADMAQLFQTTPQNITLHLKNIYQEGELAEKATCKDFLQVQTEGPRQVQRTRRFYNLDAIISVGYRIKSHVATRFRQWATQRLREYIIKGFTLDDDRLKQAGGGNYFDELLARIRDIRSSEKVFWRKVLDIYATSIDYDSNTDMSRKFFQVVQNKMHWAAHGHTAAEIIAARADAAKPNMGLTLWTGAKPRQADSEIAKNYLTIEELDTLNRIVTIYLDFAELQALSRKPMYMKNWIAKLDEFLKVSERDILKHAGKVSHEAAIEKARIEYERYRMQMLEEPSPVERHFIEAVKEVKKLEKSKPRNTRKARKCGKK
- a CDS encoding Fic family protein produces the protein MTFKSGKFVFSRKFSSEKLTSHLIEARILYNTVTDLPILPELSTRLEEEIIRKSIFGTAALEGNPLSEDRVGQIISGSDKEEQVVRAEREIRNLKAAYDFIASQRATDSVPELSETMIQKIHALITHDVEYKYNMPGKYRGHPVKVGNMEHGGVYVPPKCLADIKTLMKEYITWINSKEILDQDPAIRAALAHYHLALIHPFGDGNGRTARLVEALLLRLGGIKYVPIMLSNFYYRNIDDYFWAFSNAIKDKEHDVTPFLEFILKGVIDSLNEIKGRITFFIRKFTLRDYYMYLREARHITQRQHDLLLILLDYLKPFTLGDLFKSPQLNILYRNVNERTARRDLKRLREKALLSPIKDGGYELNWRILG
- a CDS encoding deoxyribonuclease IV; this translates as MMRLGVHVSIAGSLDQAVDRAMDLGCTAMQIFARNPRTWHVPALSPEIAGLFRAKRERVDIRPAVIHTPYLVNLASFDKALFEKSVGALVEDMRRADALGIEYVVTHIGSARGHSLQKGMARVSSALDRILTAAEDSGVALLLENTAGHGALIGGQIGHIGQLVRDAGNPPRLGFCLDTCHAFAGGYELRTKAALDHLQDEIAREIGLERLKVIHLNDCKGALGSHLDRHEHIGEGHIGLGGFATLLKHSLFDGLPWILETPKKSDMDDRRNLATILKLVSDLYPETG